The Marinobacter sp. ANT_B65 genome has a segment encoding these proteins:
- a CDS encoding heavy metal translocating P-type ATPase, whose amino-acid sequence MTPQDCYHCGEPADGEPPITLELDGQSRFFCCQGCKAVCETIHNEGLTGFYQLRTETAVTPRQLNKSELDRIRELDHPLVQQAFVSPVKGGQEAQLLIGGITCAACIWLLENHMKKQPGVLSFSVNHTTQRARLVWAQDKALLSDLLIAIHELGYTARPYQSDAVEDQLKAEHRSMLIRLAVAGIGTFQSMMLAFPLYFELVSNLSHEFVSFFRWFSLLVATPVVLYSAGPFFRNALRDIKTRHLTMDVPVAIAIGLAYLASAWVTVMGGEEVYFESVCMFTFFLLLGRYIEVQARYRAGLTGNALAGFHPTVATRVDGENTEIVPAHQIKPGDVVRIRPGETLPVDGVILRGQSTLNESALTGEYLPETRLPGDTVHAGSVNGENPLDVRVEKSGAQTRLSGILRILDRVQSEKPPVARMADRIAGKFVGRVLILAPVVWIGWWLAGADNAFDITLSVLVVTCPCALSLATPTAITSATVKLRRLGFLPTRGHALESMNSIDTVVFDKTGTLTRGELSLIDTRIVGSKDKDTCLRLAAGLERHSEHPIARVFHNHPAAAIDHVNNHMGGGLSGKSGDQAFFIGHKAFVAGHISAPEPESESHSGMEIWLASEDEWLACFQLDDQPRDDAAEAVKALQAAGIRTLLLSGDRSGHVRQIADILGIDEAIGQASPEDKLDVLNRLRSEGHQVMMVGDGLNDLPSMAGAGISVAMGSAADLTQLKADAVLLNGQLMQLVEALNTSRRTRKIIRQNMAWALVYNLCALPLAAAGLVPPWLAAIGMSLSSLIVVLNALRLGTETRTVNTKL is encoded by the coding sequence GTGACCCCCCAGGATTGCTACCACTGCGGCGAACCAGCTGATGGTGAGCCGCCCATTACGCTTGAGCTTGATGGGCAAAGCCGTTTTTTCTGTTGCCAAGGCTGCAAGGCTGTTTGTGAAACCATTCACAACGAAGGTTTGACTGGCTTCTACCAACTCCGGACGGAAACCGCAGTCACACCCCGCCAGCTAAACAAATCCGAGCTGGACAGGATCAGAGAGCTGGATCACCCTCTGGTCCAGCAGGCCTTTGTCTCACCGGTTAAAGGTGGGCAGGAAGCTCAGCTTCTGATTGGCGGCATTACCTGCGCTGCCTGCATCTGGTTGCTGGAAAACCACATGAAGAAGCAACCAGGCGTACTTTCCTTCTCCGTAAATCACACAACCCAGCGGGCCCGGCTCGTCTGGGCACAGGACAAGGCGTTGCTGAGCGATTTGCTGATCGCAATTCATGAACTCGGCTACACCGCCCGCCCCTATCAGTCAGATGCTGTAGAAGATCAGCTGAAAGCGGAGCACCGCTCCATGTTGATCCGCCTGGCCGTAGCGGGCATAGGCACCTTCCAGAGCATGATGCTGGCGTTTCCACTTTATTTTGAACTGGTCAGCAACCTGTCACATGAATTTGTGAGCTTTTTCCGCTGGTTCAGCTTACTGGTTGCAACGCCGGTTGTGCTTTACAGCGCAGGGCCTTTTTTCCGCAATGCGCTGCGCGATATAAAAACCCGCCACCTGACAATGGATGTTCCGGTTGCCATCGCTATTGGCCTTGCGTATCTGGCCAGCGCCTGGGTAACCGTTATGGGCGGCGAAGAAGTATATTTTGAATCTGTTTGTATGTTCACATTCTTTCTGTTGCTGGGTCGCTACATTGAAGTTCAGGCCAGGTACCGCGCAGGGCTTACGGGCAACGCACTGGCGGGTTTTCATCCTACAGTAGCAACCCGGGTGGATGGAGAAAACACGGAAATTGTTCCCGCCCATCAGATTAAACCCGGTGACGTCGTCCGGATCAGGCCCGGTGAAACCCTGCCCGTCGATGGGGTAATTTTGCGTGGCCAGTCCACTCTCAACGAATCCGCACTTACTGGCGAGTACCTTCCTGAAACCCGTTTACCCGGAGATACCGTCCATGCCGGAAGCGTCAACGGAGAAAACCCTTTAGATGTACGGGTGGAAAAATCCGGTGCACAGACCCGGCTTTCCGGGATTCTTCGGATACTGGACCGGGTGCAGTCGGAAAAACCACCAGTTGCCCGTATGGCAGACCGTATTGCCGGCAAGTTCGTAGGGCGCGTACTCATTCTTGCACCTGTAGTCTGGATCGGCTGGTGGCTGGCCGGCGCAGACAATGCTTTCGATATTACCCTCTCGGTTCTTGTTGTAACCTGCCCTTGTGCCCTGTCGCTTGCGACACCCACGGCGATCACCTCGGCCACGGTCAAGCTGCGACGACTCGGCTTTCTCCCGACCCGCGGCCATGCGCTGGAGTCGATGAACTCCATCGATACCGTGGTCTTCGATAAAACCGGCACTCTGACCCGCGGGGAGCTGAGTCTGATTGATACCCGGATTGTCGGCAGTAAAGATAAAGACACCTGCCTGCGACTGGCTGCGGGCCTGGAGCGACATTCAGAACATCCCATAGCCCGCGTATTCCATAATCACCCAGCGGCCGCTATTGACCATGTGAACAACCATATGGGCGGAGGACTTTCCGGAAAATCTGGCGACCAGGCATTTTTTATTGGTCACAAAGCCTTTGTTGCCGGACACATTTCTGCGCCGGAACCTGAATCGGAATCTCATTCAGGAATGGAGATCTGGCTGGCATCAGAAGACGAATGGCTGGCCTGCTTCCAGCTTGATGACCAGCCCAGGGACGATGCTGCAGAAGCAGTAAAAGCGTTGCAGGCCGCAGGTATTCGTACACTGCTGTTAAGCGGCGACAGGTCCGGCCATGTCCGTCAGATTGCAGACATTCTGGGCATTGATGAGGCCATTGGGCAGGCTTCGCCAGAGGACAAACTGGATGTACTGAACAGGCTCCGATCGGAGGGGCATCAGGTAATGATGGTCGGTGACGGCCTGAATGACCTCCCATCTATGGCTGGTGCCGGCATTTCTGTGGCTATGGGCTCGGCAGCTGACCTGACTCAGCTCAAGGCGGATGCAGTTCTGCTCAACGGTCAGCTGATGCAGTTAGTTGAAGCTCTCAATACCAGTCGCCGAACCCGAAAAATCATTCGCCAGAATATGGCATGGGCGCTTGTATATAACCTGTGCGCCCTTCCCCTTGCCGCTGCCGGCCTGGTGCCACCCTGGCTCGCTGCAATTGGTATGTCACTCAGTTCGTTGATAGTTGTGCTCAACGCCTTGCGTCTTGGAACCGAAACCCGCACCGTAAATACCAAGCTCTGA
- a CDS encoding FixH family protein: protein MNNEVPVAPWYRQPWFWFLTIAPLSAITFSMCMLVVASNMKDTMVTDDYSKEGRGINLEIARDEAAKKMGLTADMVFEDRSILLKVNAEQGPLDSPYLVLTLFHPTLAQNDRTIQFRSDGNGHYSGTMLQDIDGRWYYELRGPENHWRLKGEVWLPLDGNLHMTPKGAAKG, encoded by the coding sequence ATGAATAACGAAGTACCCGTAGCGCCCTGGTACCGGCAGCCCTGGTTCTGGTTCCTGACCATCGCCCCGCTATCTGCAATCACCTTCAGCATGTGCATGCTGGTGGTAGCATCGAACATGAAAGATACAATGGTTACTGATGACTATTCAAAAGAAGGCAGGGGTATCAACCTTGAAATAGCCCGCGATGAGGCCGCAAAAAAGATGGGCCTGACTGCCGACATGGTATTCGAGGATCGCAGCATTTTGTTGAAAGTTAACGCCGAGCAGGGACCCTTGGATTCCCCCTATCTGGTACTCACCCTCTTTCACCCGACACTGGCCCAGAACGATCGTACAATCCAGTTCCGGAGTGATGGCAATGGGCATTATTCCGGAACCATGCTGCAGGACATCGACGGTCGCTGGTATTATGAGCTTCGAGGCCCAGAGAACCATTGGCGTCTCAAAGGTGAGGTCTGGTTACCACTCGATGGCAATCTCCACATGACCCCGAAAGGCGCCGCAAAAGGGTGA
- the ccoG gene encoding cytochrome c oxidase accessory protein CcoG — MSNEIPVKQIDPSSEPSGKKKKAETVELYASRKKIYVKEVKGLFQRIRTVSLLLLMSMYFLFVWLTLDGSPLIHFDLPAREFHLYGITFYPKDFFLLSGMLIICAFGLFFITTLFGRVWCGYTCPQTVWTFIFMWIEERIEGSRNKRMKLDKAPNSKEKVVKKALKHTLWLLIALMTGLTFVGYFYPIRELIVDIFTFQANGWAYFWVAFFTIATYLNAGWMREQVCLYMCPYARFQSVMFDPNTRVVSYDPNRGEPRGGRKKDVKPEEVGLGDCIDCGQCVHVCPTGIDIRDGLQYECIGCALCIDACDEVMDKMNYPRGLIRYTTENELEGKQSKLLRPRTFGYGAVLTAMIIAIVFVIATRVPAQMDALRDRGTLFSFNGEGRIENSYTLKIANMSEVPQTFTLSVTGLDGLRILTQTQVTVDSGENRSLPTVVDVPPESIPQSNNEIIFHAQSETDASLKLETESRFVGPTQ, encoded by the coding sequence ATGAGCAATGAAATTCCGGTCAAACAGATCGATCCCTCTTCAGAACCCTCAGGCAAAAAAAAGAAAGCAGAAACCGTCGAACTCTACGCAAGTCGTAAGAAAATCTACGTCAAGGAAGTGAAAGGCCTCTTCCAGCGTATCCGAACGGTCAGCTTGCTGTTGCTTATGAGCATGTACTTTCTGTTCGTGTGGCTCACCCTGGATGGAAGCCCTCTGATCCACTTTGACCTGCCAGCAAGGGAATTCCATCTCTACGGCATCACTTTTTATCCAAAAGACTTTTTCCTGCTTTCAGGCATGCTGATCATCTGCGCTTTCGGCCTTTTCTTCATCACCACACTGTTTGGCCGTGTCTGGTGCGGTTATACCTGTCCTCAGACAGTATGGACGTTCATCTTTATGTGGATTGAAGAGCGCATTGAGGGGAGCCGCAACAAGCGAATGAAGCTCGACAAGGCTCCAAACTCAAAGGAAAAAGTAGTCAAGAAAGCTCTGAAACATACACTCTGGCTGCTTATCGCCCTGATGACCGGGCTTACATTTGTCGGCTATTTCTATCCGATTCGTGAACTGATTGTTGACATCTTCACCTTTCAGGCCAATGGCTGGGCTTATTTCTGGGTTGCGTTTTTCACCATAGCTACTTATCTGAACGCTGGCTGGATGCGTGAGCAGGTGTGCTTGTATATGTGCCCGTATGCTCGCTTTCAGTCGGTCATGTTTGACCCGAATACCCGGGTTGTTTCCTACGACCCCAACCGCGGGGAGCCTCGCGGTGGCCGCAAAAAAGACGTGAAACCGGAAGAAGTTGGCCTTGGCGACTGTATTGATTGTGGGCAGTGCGTGCACGTATGCCCTACCGGTATTGATATCCGTGACGGCCTTCAGTATGAGTGCATCGGGTGTGCGCTTTGCATCGACGCATGTGATGAAGTCATGGACAAAATGAACTACCCTCGGGGCCTGATCCGCTACACCACTGAAAATGAGCTTGAAGGCAAACAATCGAAATTGCTGCGGCCTCGTACATTTGGTTACGGCGCAGTTTTAACAGCAATGATCATTGCCATCGTGTTCGTAATTGCAACCCGGGTGCCTGCCCAGATGGATGCACTGAGAGATCGTGGCACACTTTTCAGCTTTAATGGTGAAGGACGCATTGAGAACTCTTACACCCTGAAAATAGCCAACATGTCGGAAGTTCCCCAAACCTTTACGCTATCCGTAACAGGGCTGGATGGCTTACGCATTCTGACCCAGACCCAGGTAACTGTAGACAGCGGTGAAAACCGGTCCCTGCCTACCGTTGTGGATGTTCCACCTGAATCCATACCACAATCAAACAACGAAATAATATTCCACGCACAGTCTGAAACGGACGCTTCACTCAAGCTGGAAACTGAAAGCCGATTTGTCGGTCCAACACAGTAA
- the ccoP gene encoding cytochrome-c oxidase, cbb3-type subunit III has translation MSTFWSIWVTVIVLGTVFGCAWLLFATRKSQTTDVETDRTMGHSFDGIEEYDNPLPKWWFYLFVATCIFALGYLALYPGLGNYKGLLGWTSANQWEAEVAAADEQYGPIYAQYGQTPVPELAKDEDALKIGQRLFANNCSVCHGSAARGQVGFPNLTDDDWLWGGTPELILQTLHNGRMGNMPAKGVMPNMTNEQVDQVVNYVLSFSGREIDAAAATAGQGVFAQACVACHGPEGKGNPALGAPNLTDNVWLYGSNYEWIKETVLHGRQNEMPAQGGRLSDDQIQILAAYVYSLSN, from the coding sequence ATGAGTACCTTCTGGAGCATCTGGGTCACTGTGATCGTGCTCGGTACCGTTTTTGGTTGTGCCTGGCTACTCTTCGCAACACGTAAGAGCCAGACAACTGATGTGGAAACTGACCGCACCATGGGCCATTCCTTCGATGGCATCGAAGAGTACGACAACCCGCTGCCAAAATGGTGGTTCTACTTGTTTGTCGCTACATGCATTTTCGCTCTGGGTTATCTGGCTCTGTATCCTGGCCTTGGTAACTACAAAGGGCTTCTTGGCTGGACATCCGCCAATCAGTGGGAGGCGGAAGTCGCCGCAGCTGACGAGCAATACGGTCCAATCTATGCCCAGTATGGTCAGACCCCGGTACCAGAGCTGGCAAAGGATGAAGACGCGCTGAAGATTGGTCAGCGCCTGTTCGCCAACAACTGTTCTGTGTGTCACGGTTCCGCAGCTCGCGGCCAGGTAGGCTTCCCTAACCTGACCGATGATGACTGGCTGTGGGGTGGTACACCGGAACTTATCCTGCAAACCCTGCATAACGGTCGTATGGGCAATATGCCTGCAAAAGGTGTAATGCCTAATATGACCAATGAACAGGTTGACCAGGTGGTGAATTACGTTCTGAGCTTCAGTGGTCGTGAAATCGATGCTGCTGCAGCCACTGCCGGCCAGGGCGTCTTTGCTCAGGCCTGCGTTGCCTGCCACGGCCCTGAAGGCAAAGGCAATCCGGCCCTCGGCGCGCCGAACCTTACAGACAACGTATGGCTGTATGGTTCCAACTATGAGTGGATCAAGGAGACCGTACTGCACGGTCGCCAGAACGAAATGCCAGCTCAGGGTGGTCGCCTGTCAGACGATCAGATCCAGATTCTGGCTGCATACGTTTACAGCTTGTCTAACTGA
- a CDS encoding cbb3-type cytochrome oxidase subunit 3 has translation MDINELRGIHTLVLMAVFIGIIWWAFSAHRKKANEEAAHLPFDDDEVERRTLEQEKTEKKQ, from the coding sequence ATGGACATTAACGAGTTACGCGGCATTCATACCCTTGTGCTGATGGCGGTTTTTATAGGCATCATCTGGTGGGCGTTCAGCGCCCACCGCAAAAAGGCAAACGAAGAAGCAGCCCACCTCCCGTTCGATGATGACGAGGTGGAACGGCGTACTCTTGAACAGGAAAAAACGGAGAAAAAACAATGA
- the ccoO gene encoding cytochrome-c oxidase, cbb3-type subunit II — translation MKHEIVEKNIGLMIVFIILTISGGFLAEVVPLFFLKQVNEPIEGLEPLSALELEGRDIYIREGCHVCHTQQIRPFRAETERYGHYSVAGEFVYDRPFLWGSKRTGPDLARVGGRYSDAWQRQHLYNPRSVVPESNMPAFPWLFEDVVNHKATAAKLNGLQTLGVPYTDEQIAAAPGEVEGKFEIEALVAYLQQLGTVLSDKR, via the coding sequence ATGAAACACGAAATCGTAGAAAAAAATATAGGCTTGATGATCGTTTTCATCATCCTGACCATCAGTGGCGGTTTCCTCGCAGAAGTAGTGCCGCTGTTCTTCCTGAAACAAGTCAACGAGCCTATAGAAGGTCTTGAGCCTCTGTCGGCTCTGGAACTGGAAGGCCGCGACATCTATATCCGTGAAGGTTGTCACGTCTGCCATACTCAGCAGATCCGCCCCTTCCGCGCAGAAACCGAGCGTTACGGCCACTACTCCGTTGCGGGTGAGTTTGTTTACGACCGCCCGTTCCTGTGGGGCTCCAAACGCACAGGGCCTGATCTGGCCCGTGTTGGCGGTCGTTATTCTGATGCTTGGCAACGTCAGCATCTGTATAACCCGCGCAGTGTGGTTCCTGAGTCCAATATGCCTGCTTTCCCGTGGCTGTTCGAAGATGTAGTAAACCACAAAGCCACTGCGGCCAAGTTGAACGGCCTGCAGACGCTGGGCGTGCCTTACACAGACGAACAGATTGCTGCTGCACCCGGTGAAGTGGAAGGCAAGTTTGAAATCGAGGCCCTGGTCGCGTACCTGCAGCAGTTGGGCACGGTACTTTCAGACAAACGGTGA
- the ccoN gene encoding cytochrome-c oxidase, cbb3-type subunit I, translating to MSTQNPNLTYNYKVVRQFAIMTVVWGIVGMALGVLIAAQLVWPSLNLDLPFTHFGRLRPLHTNAVIFGFGGSALFATSYYVVQRTCQTRLISDKLAAFTFWGWTAIIVSAAITLPMGLTSTKEYAELEWPIDIAITIVWVVYALVFFGTITKRSTSHIYVANWFYGAFIITIAVLHIGNNLALPVSAFKSYSAYAGVTDAMIQWWYGHNAVGFFLTAGFLGMMYYFVPKQAGRPVYSYRLSIVHFWALIATYVWAGGHHLHYSSLPDWAQTASMVMSLILLAPSWGGMINGMMTLSGAWHKLRTDPILRFLVVSLSFYGMSTFEGPMMSIKTVNALSHNTDWTIGHVHSGALGWVAMISIGAIYHVIPKVWGLKEMYSISLINVHFWLATVGTVLYIVAMWVNGIMQGLMWRAVNEDGTLTYSFVEALEASYPGYFVRFLGGVIFLSGMLFMAYNVYMTVRQKEAVAQDNAAIQAA from the coding sequence ATGAGCACACAAAATCCGAACCTGACATATAACTATAAGGTGGTGAGACAGTTCGCCATCATGACAGTGGTATGGGGTATTGTTGGCATGGCACTAGGGGTGTTGATCGCAGCACAACTGGTTTGGCCATCCCTCAACCTCGATCTGCCGTTTACTCATTTCGGTCGCCTGCGACCGCTGCATACCAACGCCGTTATTTTTGGATTTGGTGGCAGTGCCCTGTTCGCGACGTCATATTACGTGGTTCAGCGCACCTGTCAGACACGTCTGATTTCCGACAAACTTGCAGCCTTTACCTTCTGGGGCTGGACGGCAATCATCGTTTCTGCGGCAATTACCCTGCCAATGGGTTTGACCAGCACCAAAGAATACGCTGAGCTGGAATGGCCAATTGATATTGCCATTACCATAGTCTGGGTTGTTTACGCACTGGTGTTTTTCGGAACAATTACCAAGCGCAGCACCTCACACATCTACGTTGCCAACTGGTTCTATGGCGCTTTCATTATTACCATCGCAGTACTTCACATCGGTAATAACCTGGCGCTGCCAGTCAGTGCTTTCAAGTCCTACTCTGCTTACGCCGGCGTAACCGACGCGATGATCCAGTGGTGGTACGGCCATAACGCAGTAGGCTTCTTCCTGACTGCTGGCTTCCTGGGCATGATGTACTACTTTGTTCCCAAGCAGGCCGGCCGGCCGGTGTATTCCTACCGTCTGTCCATCGTGCATTTCTGGGCGCTCATTGCTACCTACGTATGGGCCGGTGGCCACCACCTGCACTACTCTTCACTGCCAGACTGGGCCCAGACTGCCAGCATGGTTATGTCCCTGATCCTCCTTGCTCCCTCCTGGGGCGGCATGATCAACGGTATGATGACCCTGTCCGGCGCATGGCACAAACTGCGCACTGACCCAATCCTGCGCTTCCTGGTGGTTTCCCTGTCGTTCTACGGCATGTCCACTTTTGAAGGCCCTATGATGTCTATCAAAACGGTGAACGCACTCTCTCACAACACTGACTGGACCATCGGCCACGTACACTCCGGTGCTCTGGGCTGGGTTGCCATGATCAGTATCGGTGCGATCTACCACGTGATTCCCAAAGTCTGGGGTCTCAAGGAAATGTACAGCATAAGCCTGATTAACGTGCACTTCTGGCTGGCGACTGTCGGAACCGTTCTGTACATCGTTGCCATGTGGGTCAACGGCATTATGCAGGGTTTGATGTGGCGTGCGGTTAACGAAGACGGCACCCTGACCTACAGCTTTGTGGAAGCTCTTGAAGCATCCTACCCGGGTTATTTCGTGCGCTTCCTTGGCGGCGTCATCTTCCTGTCCGGCATGCTGTTCATGGCCTACAACGTTTACATGACCGTGCGCCAAAAAGAAGCGGTTGCGCAGGACAACGCAGCAATTCAGGCGGCGTAA
- a CDS encoding antibiotic biosynthesis monooxygenase family protein, with the protein MIRVLIERHIAESLETAYEERSRRVLQRAVAAPGFISGETLVDSHDTNHRITLANWRSEADWNRWHRSLDRRNLMAELIPMMDKDETITVLKQSGI; encoded by the coding sequence ATGATCCGGGTTCTGATTGAGCGCCACATAGCCGAGTCACTTGAAACTGCATACGAAGAACGTTCTCGCCGGGTTCTTCAACGGGCAGTGGCAGCGCCTGGATTTATTTCCGGAGAAACACTGGTCGACAGTCATGACACCAATCACCGGATCACACTTGCCAACTGGCGCTCAGAAGCCGACTGGAACCGCTGGCACCGGTCCCTGGACCGCCGCAACCTGATGGCCGAACTGATACCTATGATGGACAAGGATGAAACCATAACGGTACTCAAGCAGAGCGGCATTTAA
- the tusA gene encoding sulfurtransferase TusA: MTAVEFDAEMDTCGLFCPEPVMMLHNRIKDVAPGKILRVIATDPSTTRDIPRFCQFLGHELVSHTEQGERYIYLVRRGV, from the coding sequence GTGACTGCGGTCGAATTTGATGCAGAGATGGATACATGCGGGTTGTTTTGCCCGGAGCCCGTGATGATGCTGCATAATCGCATCAAGGATGTGGCGCCGGGAAAGATCCTCAGGGTTATTGCAACGGACCCCTCAACAACACGCGATATTCCCCGGTTCTGCCAGTTTCTCGGGCATGAACTGGTCAGCCATACAGAGCAGGGCGAACGTTACATTTATCTTGTGCGCCGCGGCGTCTGA
- the dsbD gene encoding protein-disulfide reductase DsbD produces the protein MIALLTKSGSTLGLNRPYSLLFMLLLLLTAANASGALGSNNSLFGNKGNQFLPVDEALPFSHTTDGDAIVLYWDITPKHYLYLDRISVKALDDGASAGTAKFSYPGTEIEDEYFGKTTVFFDPVEARIPVKLPDNTREARFEVTYQGCAKAGLCYPPQTREVLFYQSKDAGSGQAQASQISATPQVDTQSATGLAGFLSEQSTLVIAGVFLLLGLGLTFTPCVLPMVPIISSLVSGQNTRTTWHALLLSGSYVLGMALTYAGAGVLTGLLGASFNLQAQLQSPWVLSVFALMFTVFALSMFDLFEIQLPRFISEPLNNASQKLTGGRVISIFGIGALSALIVSPCVSAPLAGSLLYISTTQDAVIGGIALFSLGLGMGIPLILVAIGGRTLLPSTGHWMTTVKHFYGVMLIAVAIWLVERLVPGWIGLTLWGALITITGVQLGAFDAAKAGWERTRKGLGLIFFAYGLALLAGAVAGADDPLAPLDPFIAKAIPAGSPGNTSLHAEFARVKAPSEIEALLSQASQQGRPVVLDFYADWCISCKVMERNVFSDAEVVRALSPFTLLQIDLTENTPAQQAMLDDLGLFGPPAILFYDSNGEEMARQRVLGEMDREEFMNHINGVKPAI, from the coding sequence ATGATAGCTCTACTCACCAAATCCGGCAGCACCCTCGGCCTTAACAGGCCATACAGCCTTCTTTTCATGTTATTGCTGCTACTCACGGCAGCAAATGCGTCCGGGGCACTGGGCAGCAACAATTCCCTTTTCGGAAACAAGGGCAATCAGTTTCTTCCGGTAGATGAAGCCCTTCCATTCAGTCACACCACCGATGGTGACGCCATTGTCCTTTACTGGGATATAACACCCAAGCATTACCTGTACCTCGACCGCATCAGCGTAAAAGCCCTGGATGACGGCGCCAGCGCTGGCACAGCAAAGTTCTCATACCCGGGAACTGAAATTGAGGATGAGTATTTTGGCAAGACCACCGTCTTCTTCGATCCGGTAGAAGCGCGGATTCCGGTGAAGCTTCCTGACAACACTCGCGAAGCAAGGTTCGAAGTCACTTATCAGGGGTGTGCCAAAGCTGGTCTCTGTTACCCGCCGCAGACTCGCGAAGTGCTCTTTTACCAAAGCAAGGACGCCGGATCCGGCCAGGCTCAAGCCAGCCAGATCAGTGCAACGCCTCAGGTAGACACCCAATCCGCAACCGGGCTTGCCGGTTTTCTGTCCGAGCAATCAACCCTTGTTATTGCCGGCGTCTTTCTCCTGCTGGGCCTTGGGCTGACCTTCACACCCTGCGTACTGCCAATGGTTCCGATTATTTCTTCTCTGGTCTCGGGACAAAACACACGTACAACCTGGCATGCTCTGCTGCTTTCAGGAAGCTATGTTCTGGGCATGGCACTTACCTATGCGGGGGCCGGAGTGCTTACCGGCCTTCTGGGCGCGAGTTTCAACCTGCAGGCACAGCTCCAGTCACCCTGGGTGCTCAGTGTTTTCGCACTGATGTTTACCGTGTTTGCCCTTTCCATGTTTGACCTGTTCGAAATTCAGCTTCCGCGCTTTATCAGCGAGCCACTGAATAATGCAAGCCAGAAACTCACTGGCGGACGTGTTATCAGCATTTTCGGCATCGGCGCCCTCTCCGCTCTGATTGTATCCCCCTGCGTGTCCGCTCCGCTTGCAGGCAGCTTGCTGTACATATCAACAACCCAGGATGCCGTGATCGGTGGAATAGCTCTTTTCTCCCTTGGCCTTGGCATGGGAATCCCGCTGATACTCGTAGCTATAGGTGGGCGTACGCTTCTGCCTTCTACCGGACACTGGATGACCACTGTAAAACACTTTTATGGCGTCATGCTGATAGCTGTGGCCATCTGGCTGGTAGAGCGCCTTGTTCCAGGCTGGATTGGGCTGACGCTCTGGGGGGCTCTGATCACCATAACCGGCGTACAACTAGGTGCATTTGACGCAGCAAAAGCGGGCTGGGAACGCACACGGAAAGGACTGGGGCTGATCTTTTTTGCCTATGGGCTCGCTCTGCTGGCAGGAGCAGTTGCCGGCGCCGATGACCCGCTCGCACCACTGGACCCGTTCATTGCCAAAGCCATTCCTGCCGGATCGCCAGGCAATACGAGCCTTCATGCAGAATTTGCGCGCGTTAAGGCCCCATCCGAAATTGAGGCTCTATTGTCGCAGGCAAGCCAGCAGGGACGCCCCGTTGTGCTGGACTTCTATGCAGACTGGTGCATCTCCTGCAAGGTCATGGAACGCAATGTGTTCAGTGACGCCGAGGTGGTTCGTGCGCTCAGTCCCTTCACTCTGTTGCAGATTGATTTAACCGAGAACACACCTGCTCAACAGGCAATGCTGGACGATCTGGGACTGTTTGGACCACCAGCCATACTGTTCTACGACTCTAACGGCGAAGAAATGGCGCGACAGAGGGTTCTGGGCGAAATGGATCGGGAAGAGTTCATGAATCATATCAACGGTGTAAAGCCAGCCATCTGA
- a CDS encoding elongation factor P hydroxylase: protein MNHSPNDLVMLFNDLFREAYRTTLVRGDEEPEYIPAGGARELAHVVFAHGYYASALHEIAHWCIAGEHRRTLLDYGYWYCPDGRTPEQQREFELVEVKPQAIEWLFSVAAGSCFHISVDNLSGGGASDERRFRRRVLDQAEYYLDRGLPERAQAFFDTLKLFYGTGDSFRAAWQDDVRRVVPLYSAKEHYEAN from the coding sequence ATGAATCACAGTCCAAACGATCTTGTCATGCTGTTTAATGACCTGTTCCGGGAAGCTTACCGGACAACGCTGGTCAGAGGCGACGAAGAACCTGAATACATACCTGCAGGCGGGGCCAGGGAGCTGGCCCATGTGGTGTTCGCTCATGGCTATTATGCCAGTGCTCTGCATGAAATTGCTCATTGGTGTATTGCCGGTGAGCACCGGCGCACACTTCTCGATTATGGCTACTGGTATTGTCCCGATGGTCGGACACCAGAGCAGCAGAGAGAATTTGAGCTGGTTGAGGTGAAGCCTCAGGCTATAGAGTGGCTGTTTTCAGTAGCCGCCGGCTCGTGTTTTCATATCAGCGTGGACAACCTGTCGGGAGGCGGTGCGTCTGACGAGCGTCGCTTCCGGCGCAGGGTGCTGGATCAGGCAGAGTATTATCTGGATAGAGGTCTTCCTGAGCGAGCGCAGGCCTTTTTTGATACGCTGAAATTGTTTTATGGAACCGGTGATTCCTTCAGAGCGGCCTGGCAGGATGATGTCAGGCGTGTGGTTCCGTTATATTCCGCAAAAGAACACTATGAGGCAAACTGA